One window of the Longimicrobium sp. genome contains the following:
- a CDS encoding SDR family oxidoreductase has translation MSAYERCLDELRRRPAAWLVTGAAGFIGSNLTELLLSLGQEVVAIDDFSTGRRENLEDVAERVGPEAAARLRFVEDDIRDLDACRAACRGVDYVLHQAALGSVPRSLKDPLRTHDVNVNGFVNMLAAARDAGVRRFVYASSSSVYGDHPALPKREEVTGEPLSPYAVTKATDEAYAGVFRRAYGMDCVGLRYFNVFGRRQDPEGAYAAVIPRWVGRLLAGEPCELFGDGETSRDFCYVDNVLQANLLAATTPETAREHAVYNVACGERTTLNELFRLIRDGLAAIRPEVAEAGPRYLDFRAADIRHSLADIGRAARELGYQPRWRVAEGLAETLRWYADDALRRRPAAV, from the coding sequence ATGAGCGCGTACGAGCGCTGCCTCGACGAGCTGCGCCGCCGCCCGGCCGCCTGGCTGGTGACCGGCGCGGCGGGGTTCATCGGCTCGAACCTCACCGAGCTCCTCCTCTCCCTCGGACAGGAGGTCGTCGCGATCGACGACTTCTCCACCGGGCGGCGCGAGAACCTGGAGGACGTGGCGGAGCGGGTGGGCCCCGAGGCCGCGGCGCGGCTGCGCTTCGTGGAGGACGACATCCGCGACCTCGACGCCTGCCGCGCCGCCTGCCGCGGGGTGGATTACGTGCTGCACCAGGCCGCGCTGGGCTCCGTCCCCCGGTCGCTGAAGGACCCGCTGCGCACGCACGACGTGAACGTCAACGGGTTCGTGAACATGCTGGCCGCCGCGCGCGACGCCGGCGTCCGCCGCTTCGTCTACGCCAGCTCGAGCTCGGTGTACGGCGACCACCCGGCGCTCCCCAAGCGCGAGGAGGTGACCGGAGAGCCGCTGTCGCCCTACGCGGTGACCAAGGCCACGGACGAGGCGTACGCGGGAGTGTTCCGCCGCGCCTACGGGATGGACTGCGTGGGGCTGCGCTACTTCAACGTGTTCGGCCGGCGGCAGGACCCCGAGGGCGCCTACGCGGCGGTGATCCCCCGCTGGGTGGGGCGGCTGCTGGCCGGCGAGCCCTGCGAGCTGTTCGGCGACGGCGAGACCAGCCGCGACTTCTGCTACGTCGACAACGTGCTGCAGGCCAACCTGCTGGCCGCGACCACGCCGGAGACCGCCCGCGAGCACGCGGTGTACAACGTGGCCTGCGGAGAGCGGACCACGCTGAACGAGCTCTTCCGGCTGATCCGCGACGGGCTGGCCGCCATCCGCCCCGAGGTGGCCGAGGCCGGGCCGCGCTACCTGGACTTCCGCGCGGCCGACATCCGCCACTCGCTGGCCGACATCGGCCGCGCCGCGCGCGAGCTGGGCTACCAGCCGCGCTGGCGGGTGGCCGAGGGGCTGGCCGAGACGCTCCGCTGGTATGCCGACGACGCCCTCCGCCGCCGGCCGGCCGCCGTCTGA
- the wzy gene encoding O-antigen polysaccharide polymerase Wzy, producing MTTLALAPVPAAPAAAPVRSGRLGRYAALRGFAYLWTLACLACGAVPDLRLLCSVLAAGGIAAAVVLHVRRSQLGLLAPFTVFMGSGLMYMAPMAFTLLVGGVLLQDREIRPYALTRAAWICGWAMLAAWTGYALVRSHAPPVKPFSRFFSTWQPTAAKLVAWGLIFMGGGLLLYLVVAVIGLGTLLQSTYGGRYVLLRGLGPLTSGLSMLTIGGVILYADDVRRGRTLLSVGMVVTLALLVLWTGILEMRGSLVQAAMAFLVVRHVSGRRVRTLTFAVIVVALMGGGIVLSLVRGGGSLARLREVPVAVYNPANNEFGSPLGTVSEIVEFIPSRVEYRLGSTYLMVAANMVPLVLWPGRPLAPSEWYSATFYPSYFESGGGFAFSPVAEAYLNFGYAGVVLVFLLIGGAVAVVERKFELYDALPPWVGVSYALVVPWLVIFFRLDMTSFVKSYLLLTLMPMLLVALVAKLLVRMGARGL from the coding sequence GTGACCACCCTGGCCCTTGCCCCCGTGCCCGCCGCCCCGGCGGCCGCCCCCGTCCGCTCCGGCCGGCTGGGGCGGTATGCCGCGCTGCGCGGCTTCGCCTACCTGTGGACGCTGGCGTGCCTGGCCTGTGGCGCCGTGCCCGACCTGAGGCTGCTGTGCTCGGTGCTGGCGGCGGGCGGAATCGCGGCCGCCGTGGTGCTGCACGTGCGGCGCAGCCAGCTGGGCCTGCTGGCGCCGTTCACGGTGTTCATGGGAAGCGGGCTGATGTACATGGCGCCCATGGCCTTCACGCTGCTGGTGGGCGGCGTGCTGCTCCAGGATCGCGAGATCCGCCCCTACGCGCTGACCCGCGCCGCGTGGATCTGCGGCTGGGCGATGCTGGCCGCGTGGACGGGGTACGCGCTGGTGCGGTCGCACGCGCCCCCGGTGAAGCCCTTCTCCCGCTTCTTCAGCACCTGGCAGCCGACCGCCGCCAAGCTGGTGGCGTGGGGGCTGATCTTCATGGGCGGCGGGCTGCTGCTGTACCTGGTGGTGGCGGTCATCGGCCTGGGCACGCTGCTGCAGAGCACCTACGGCGGCCGCTACGTGCTGCTGCGGGGGCTGGGCCCGCTGACGAGCGGGCTGTCGATGCTCACCATCGGCGGCGTGATCCTGTACGCCGACGACGTGCGCCGCGGCCGCACCCTGCTGAGCGTGGGGATGGTGGTCACGCTGGCGCTGCTCGTGCTGTGGACGGGGATCCTGGAGATGCGGGGCTCGCTGGTGCAGGCGGCGATGGCCTTCCTGGTGGTGCGCCACGTCTCGGGGCGACGCGTGCGGACCCTCACCTTCGCGGTGATCGTCGTGGCGCTGATGGGGGGAGGGATCGTGCTGTCGCTGGTGCGCGGCGGCGGCTCGCTGGCGCGGCTCCGCGAGGTGCCCGTGGCCGTGTACAATCCCGCCAACAACGAGTTCGGCTCGCCGCTGGGCACCGTCTCCGAGATCGTGGAGTTCATCCCCTCGCGCGTGGAGTACCGGCTGGGCTCCACCTACCTGATGGTGGCGGCCAACATGGTGCCCCTGGTGCTCTGGCCCGGGCGCCCCCTTGCCCCCAGCGAGTGGTACTCGGCCACCTTCTACCCGTCGTACTTCGAGAGCGGCGGCGGGTTCGCGTTCTCGCCCGTGGCCGAGGCGTACCTGAACTTCGGCTACGCGGGGGTGGTGCTGGTCTTCCTGCTGATCGGCGGCGCGGTGGCCGTGGTGGAGCGCAAGTTCGAGCTGTACGACGCGCTTCCCCCCTGGGTGGGGGTGAGCTACGCGCTGGTGGTGCCCTGGCTGGTGATCTTCTTCCGGCTCGACATGACCAGCTTCGTGAAGAGCTATCTCCTGCTGACGCTGATGCCCATGCTGCTGGTGGCGCTGGTGGCCAAGCTGCTGGTGCGCATGGGCGCGAGGGGGCTGTGA
- a CDS encoding oligosaccharide flippase family protein: MADSTGPAGAPRYAVLRHGAVVLAGTLLLGAAKAAALWLLARRLGPAVQGGFSLAIAGMAFGAAIFALGLDYANSYVAGRNPAHAPAVARNSLGVFAAAVLVSPLWVLGFVALFPQAAGEGPGLATRVGLLAACTALMSLQLMLQAYALGTHRYARLMAANLATAAVWLAGALLATAVGYGAVLAAWGASLLVAVAVLLGPDAGAVARVGWDRGVLREQLAYGARTIPGTLARALNLRAGLYLIALYLSPTDVGVYGVLLAVAELFLYLPNALGQVVLARAASRSHSAADQQLAYGIVAGVAAIAALVALFAGRWLLGTVFGPAYAAGAPALAALLLAAGVHAIGLLRLHDLMGRGDPFAGTVGQLAVLGVSLGGGWLLIPRYGLMGAAATALLVYLGFTLVLLLRRPRHLAAPAPVRSPAALLHPEPTEL; the protein is encoded by the coding sequence GTGGCCGACTCGACAGGCCCGGCCGGCGCGCCGCGCTACGCGGTGCTGCGGCACGGCGCCGTGGTGCTGGCGGGCACGCTGCTGCTGGGCGCCGCCAAGGCCGCTGCGCTCTGGCTGCTGGCGCGGCGCCTGGGGCCGGCGGTGCAGGGCGGCTTCTCGCTGGCCATCGCGGGGATGGCGTTCGGCGCGGCGATCTTCGCGCTGGGGCTGGACTACGCGAACAGCTACGTGGCGGGGCGGAACCCCGCCCACGCGCCGGCCGTGGCGCGCAACTCCCTGGGCGTGTTCGCCGCCGCCGTGCTCGTGTCGCCTCTCTGGGTGCTGGGGTTCGTCGCCCTCTTCCCGCAGGCGGCGGGCGAGGGGCCGGGGCTCGCGACGCGGGTGGGGTTGCTCGCCGCGTGCACCGCGCTGATGTCGCTGCAGCTGATGCTGCAGGCGTACGCGCTGGGCACGCACCGCTATGCGCGGCTGATGGCGGCCAACCTGGCCACGGCGGCCGTGTGGCTCGCTGGCGCGCTCCTGGCCACCGCGGTCGGCTACGGCGCGGTGCTGGCCGCCTGGGGCGCGTCCCTGCTGGTGGCCGTTGCCGTTTTGCTGGGCCCCGACGCGGGCGCCGTGGCGCGCGTGGGGTGGGACCGGGGGGTGCTGCGCGAGCAGCTGGCCTACGGCGCGCGCACCATCCCCGGCACGCTGGCGCGCGCGCTGAACCTGCGGGCGGGGCTGTACCTGATCGCCCTCTACCTCTCGCCCACCGACGTGGGAGTCTACGGGGTGCTGCTGGCGGTGGCCGAGCTCTTCCTTTACCTCCCCAACGCGCTGGGGCAGGTGGTGCTGGCGCGTGCCGCGTCGCGCTCGCATTCGGCGGCCGACCAGCAGCTCGCGTACGGCATCGTGGCCGGGGTCGCGGCCATCGCCGCCCTGGTGGCGCTTTTCGCGGGGCGCTGGCTGCTGGGGACGGTGTTCGGGCCGGCGTACGCCGCGGGCGCGCCCGCCCTGGCCGCGCTCCTGCTGGCCGCGGGGGTGCACGCCATCGGCCTGTTGCGGCTGCACGACCTGATGGGGCGGGGCGATCCCTTCGCCGGCACGGTGGGGCAGCTGGCGGTCCTCGGCGTGAGCCTGGGTGGCGGGTGGCTGCTGATCCCCCGCTACGGGCTGATGGGCGCGGCGGCCACGGCGCTCCTCGTCTACCTCGGGTTCACCCTGGTGCTCCTGCTGCGCCGGCCGCGCCACCTGGCCGCGCCCGCGCCGGTCCGTTCGCCGGCGGCCCTGCTGCACCCCGAACCGACCGAGCTCTGA